One genomic region from Aliarcobacter cryaerophilus ATCC 43158 encodes:
- a CDS encoding GNAT family N-acetyltransferase, translating into MNFYEKEQNMQNLKFSILKKDDINAVVEIINKAYRGEISGKAWTSEGKILSGIRVNEDMIKEILEEKNSKIYITKFEDKIVGTIQAKLENNSIYIGLFAVNPYFQGSGVGKKLLEFTEKSSMKLYNADKFIMQVISIRTDLIEFYKRRGYKVTNSFLEFPKSELWDFRTNEELKFVVLEKDILR; encoded by the coding sequence TTGAATTTTTATGAAAAAGAACAGAATATGCAAAACCTAAAATTTTCAATATTAAAAAAAGATGATATAAATGCTGTTGTAGAGATTATAAACAAAGCATATAGAGGGGAAATTTCTGGAAAGGCTTGGACAAGTGAAGGCAAAATCTTAAGTGGAATTAGAGTAAATGAAGATATGATAAAAGAGATTTTAGAAGAAAAAAATTCTAAAATTTATATTACAAAATTTGAAGATAAAATTGTAGGAACTATTCAAGCAAAATTAGAAAACAATTCTATTTATATAGGTTTGTTTGCTGTAAATCCTTATTTTCAAGGAAGTGGAGTTGGAAAAAAGCTTTTAGAATTTACTGAAAAATCTTCTATGAAGTTATACAATGCAGATAAATTTATAATGCAAGTAATCTCAATAAGAACTGATTTAATAGAGTTTTATAAAAGAAGAGGCTACAAAGTTACTAACTCTTTTTTGGAGTTTCCAAAATCTGAACTTTGGGATTTTAGAACTAATGAAGAGTTAAAATTTGTAGTTTTAGAAAAAGATATTTTAAGGTAG
- the lptE gene encoding LPS assembly lipoprotein LptE, with the protein MRLLKSISLLLIAILFFASCGYRPSAYYANKELGKDLFVRLDVAPSDPKNSVLVKDAVTKILIQRVGSNLVNSEAQADIIMDLRIASVSFSTLQYDKDGYNKLYKANVKIGVKYFDKSTSKTKSFTVDGEYDFAVDIGSTINDTQRFEAISKASDMAITDLLSRVAVGYFK; encoded by the coding sequence ATGAGACTTTTAAAATCAATTTCTTTACTTTTAATAGCTATTTTATTTTTTGCATCTTGTGGATATAGACCATCTGCATATTATGCAAATAAAGAGTTAGGAAAAGATTTATTTGTAAGATTAGATGTAGCACCATCTGATCCTAAAAACTCTGTTTTAGTAAAAGATGCAGTAACAAAGATATTAATTCAAAGAGTTGGTTCTAATCTTGTTAATAGTGAAGCACAAGCTGATATTATAATGGATTTAAGAATTGCAAGTGTTAGTTTCTCTACTTTACAATATGATAAAGATGGTTACAATAAATTGTATAAGGCAAATGTTAAAATAGGCGTTAAGTATTTTGATAAATCTACATCAAAAACAAAGAGTTTTACAGTTGATGGTGAGTATGATTTTGCTGTTGATATTGGAAGTACTATTAATGATACACAAAGATTCGAAGCTATTTCAAAAGCTAGTGATATGGCAATTACTGATCTTCTTTCAAGAGTTGCTGTTGGTTATTTTAAATAA
- a CDS encoding TetR/AcrR family transcriptional regulator: MNKKKVSLLKEKIKSISLELFNSNETLSITTNHIAKSLGISVGNLYYHYKNKEDIIKDIYLQMSSEFEDLNIFDNVMKSKTPFTELSLMFDLIGELFWKYRFLMRDSTLLISLDKNLKDLFIKNQEKRIKQIEILVEFLISKNIIRSISNEEIKMISKVSWFISAYWQTYISTNGELSKNSIKEAKDLIFKLHLEPLLVNEN; this comes from the coding sequence ATGAATAAGAAAAAAGTATCTTTATTAAAAGAAAAAATTAAAAGTATCTCTTTAGAACTTTTTAATTCAAATGAAACATTAAGCATAACAACTAATCATATTGCAAAATCTTTGGGAATTTCAGTTGGTAATTTATATTATCATTATAAAAACAAAGAGGACATAATTAAAGATATATATTTGCAAATGTCATCAGAATTTGAAGATTTAAATATATTTGATAATGTAATGAAAAGTAAAACTCCTTTTACTGAATTATCATTGATGTTTGATTTAATTGGTGAGCTTTTTTGGAAATATAGATTTTTGATGAGAGACTCTACTTTATTAATATCTCTTGACAAAAATTTGAAAGATTTATTTATAAAAAATCAAGAAAAAAGAATAAAACAAATAGAAATTCTTGTTGAATTTTTAATTTCAAAAAATATTATCAGAAGCATATCAAACGAAGAAATTAAAATGATTTCAAAAGTAAGTTGGTTTATTTCAGCCTATTGGCAAACATATATTTCTACAAATGGAGAACTTAGTAAAAATTCTATTAAAGAAGCAAAAGATTTAATTTTTAAGTTACATTTAGAGCCATTATTGGTAAATGAAAATTAA
- a CDS encoding Mur ligase family protein: protein MSLKTKSLSSFLEHKTMYYDKIDFSFVNKAFSILEKEIKIPFVIHIVGTNGKGSTGRFLSHYLYKTGFKTLHYSSPHIKKFNERIWINGADVCDNLLQNAHDFLLGIYDEELLQKLTYFEYTTLLALYLSKDCEYLVLEAGLGGEFDATNVVKNDISLITTIGLDHISFLGNSIEKIARTKMRATNRKMIIGYQEFKEVFEVAQKVKEELKKEFNTDIEILKVEKFDIDYDFVFASYLKRNLALSIRCLEELPFFKNNPINLDIFNTTPLFGRCQKIAKNLYIDVGHNSLAAKVIKEEFKDKKITLIYNSYEDKDYVEVLKVLKPIIKEIFILPLDDKRIVKKDILKKCIKELELIEIEKLAMDLENDYLVFGSFLVVENFLGLIGYENS from the coding sequence ATGAGTTTAAAAACAAAATCTTTAAGTAGTTTTTTAGAACATAAAACTATGTACTATGACAAAATAGATTTTAGCTTTGTAAATAAAGCTTTCTCTATTTTGGAAAAAGAGATAAAAATACCTTTTGTTATTCATATTGTTGGAACAAATGGAAAAGGAAGTACGGGAAGATTTTTATCTCATTATTTATATAAGACTGGCTTTAAAACTCTTCATTATAGCTCTCCTCATATCAAAAAATTTAATGAGAGAATTTGGATAAATGGAGCTGATGTTTGTGATAATTTATTACAAAATGCTCATGATTTTCTTCTTGGTATTTATGATGAAGAGTTACTTCAAAAACTAACATATTTTGAATATACAACTCTCTTAGCTCTTTATTTAAGTAAAGATTGTGAATATTTAGTTCTTGAAGCAGGATTAGGTGGAGAGTTTGATGCTACAAATGTGGTAAAAAATGATATAAGTTTAATCACAACTATAGGGCTTGACCATATCTCATTTTTGGGAAATAGTATAGAAAAAATTGCAAGAACAAAAATGAGAGCAACAAACAGAAAAATGATAATAGGTTATCAAGAGTTTAAAGAAGTTTTTGAAGTTGCACAAAAAGTAAAAGAAGAGTTAAAAAAAGAGTTTAATACAGATATTGAAATTTTAAAAGTTGAAAAATTTGATATAGATTATGATTTTGTTTTTGCTTCATATTTAAAAAGAAATTTGGCACTTAGTATTAGATGTTTAGAAGAGTTACCATTTTTTAAAAATAATCCTATAAATCTTGATATTTTTAATACAACTCCACTATTTGGAAGATGTCAAAAAATAGCAAAAAACTTATATATAGATGTTGGACACAACTCTTTGGCTGCTAAAGTTATAAAAGAAGAGTTTAAAGATAAAAAAATAACTTTAATTTATAACTCTTATGAAGATAAAGATTATGTTGAAGTTTTAAAAGTTTTAAAACCTATCATAAAAGAGATTTTTATATTGCCTTTAGATGATAAACGAATTGTGAAAAAAGATATTTTGAAAAAGTGTATAAAAGAGTTAGAACTTATCGAGATTGAAAAACTAGCAATGGATTTAGAAAATGATTATTTGGTCTTTGGATCTTTTTTAGTTGTTGAGAATTTTTTGGGACTAATAGGCTATGAAAACAGTTGA
- the mfd gene encoding transcription-repair coupling factor, whose protein sequence is MKNIYEFLKNLKDQKSLKRCQLLIVNDDSQAQIASNIVSFLGFKPFVLADFRANFKDDLLSFSDELQDITKSLQDFYSYKKEDKILISPLRTISFPMPKKECFDELKISFADNLDLALFKDKLYNWGYYFVDIVTSSGEVSLRGDIFDIAPLGSDFGYRVSLFDNEVESIRKFDIEDQKSQKEELESFTITPAFLALNEDSFEELSSKIELSSSDAFVKDIHSLGFWYLDDLAHYLPQNMDSFITQEALNELDEAYIFEERRLNKDKFLTIPQIYSSKEYKEISPSNIKEFISFHKDKKITLITTSEARVKALDLPLDDKAIKYHFSDEIINLLGNNELIISLNKEIKKKRKKRVKLVVDELVLNDFVVHEKHGIGVYKGIEPVTIMGAKRDFVVINYQGEDRLLIPVENIDTIDRYIADGESYAIVDKLGRGSFAKLKEKVKDRLFEIANDIIRLAAARELVNGIKIFVDDYLIKDFQASAGFKYTKDQTRSINEILADLSSGKVMDRLLSGDVGFGKTEVAMNALLAVINSGYQTVFVCPTTLLSTQHYHSISKRFKEFGIDVYKLDGKTSAKDKNSIRNGLEDGSIKLVIGTHSLLDVKTSNLALVIIDEEHKFGVKQKEKLKALREDVHIFSMSATPIPRTLNLALSKLKGMSTLLTPPSERLGVRTFVKEYSDALIKEVILREKRRGGQLFYVHNNIASIEAKKKDLLQIVPNIKIEIIHSQIKADATEKIIEAFENKEFDILLATSIVESGIHLPNANSIIIDGADRFGIADLHQLRGRVGRSNKEGFCYYVVEDKSKITPEAIKRLVALESNSYLGSGTALAHQDLEIRGGGNIIGAEQSGHIKQIGYGLYLKMLEDTLAVLSGEIKTNEQNIDIKLAISAYISEDYISEDRIRLELYRRLSRAISKETLYEIEEEMEDRFGKLDIPTKQFLELILIKILAIAKEINQISSYEMNITFVKSNGVKETIKSRSKDDDDIISATLEYLRK, encoded by the coding sequence GTGAAAAATATATATGAATTTTTAAAAAATCTAAAAGATCAAAAGAGTTTAAAAAGGTGTCAACTTCTAATAGTAAATGATGACTCACAAGCTCAAATAGCTTCAAATATAGTATCTTTTCTAGGTTTTAAACCATTTGTTTTAGCTGATTTTAGAGCAAATTTTAAGGATGATTTACTCTCTTTTAGTGATGAGTTGCAAGATATTACAAAATCTTTACAAGATTTCTACTCATATAAAAAAGAGGACAAAATACTTATTTCACCTCTTAGAACAATATCATTTCCTATGCCAAAAAAAGAGTGTTTTGATGAATTGAAAATTAGTTTTGCTGATAATCTTGATTTAGCTTTGTTTAAAGATAAACTTTATAATTGGGGATACTATTTTGTAGATATTGTTACAAGTTCTGGAGAGGTTTCTTTAAGAGGAGATATTTTTGATATTGCACCACTTGGAAGTGATTTTGGATATAGAGTAAGTTTGTTTGATAATGAAGTTGAAAGTATTAGAAAGTTTGATATTGAAGATCAAAAATCACAAAAAGAGGAGCTTGAAAGTTTTACAATAACACCTGCTTTTTTGGCTTTAAACGAAGATAGTTTTGAAGAACTAAGTTCTAAAATAGAACTCTCTTCAAGTGATGCTTTTGTAAAAGATATTCACTCTTTAGGATTTTGGTATTTAGATGATTTAGCACACTATTTACCACAAAATATGGATTCATTTATTACACAAGAGGCATTAAATGAACTAGATGAAGCATATATTTTTGAAGAAAGAAGATTAAATAAAGATAAGTTTTTAACTATCCCACAAATATATTCAAGTAAAGAGTATAAAGAGATAAGCCCTTCAAATATAAAAGAGTTTATCTCTTTTCATAAAGATAAAAAGATTACTTTAATAACTACAAGTGAAGCAAGAGTAAAAGCTCTTGATTTGCCACTTGATGATAAAGCTATAAAGTATCATTTTAGTGATGAGATAATAAATCTTTTAGGTAACAATGAATTAATAATTTCTTTAAATAAAGAGATAAAGAAAAAGAGAAAAAAAAGAGTAAAACTAGTTGTTGATGAGTTGGTTCTTAATGATTTTGTAGTTCATGAAAAACATGGAATTGGAGTTTACAAAGGAATTGAGCCAGTTACTATAATGGGGGCAAAAAGAGATTTTGTAGTAATAAATTATCAAGGCGAAGATAGACTTTTAATTCCTGTTGAAAATATTGATACTATTGATAGATATATTGCAGATGGTGAGAGTTATGCGATAGTTGATAAACTTGGTCGTGGAAGTTTTGCAAAATTAAAAGAGAAAGTAAAAGATAGACTTTTTGAAATTGCAAATGATATTATAAGACTCGCAGCGGCACGTGAACTTGTAAATGGAATAAAAATCTTTGTAGATGACTATTTGATAAAAGATTTTCAAGCATCTGCTGGATTTAAATATACAAAAGATCAAACTAGAAGTATAAATGAGATATTAGCTGATTTAAGTAGTGGAAAAGTTATGGATAGGCTTTTAAGTGGAGATGTTGGATTTGGGAAAACAGAAGTCGCTATGAATGCATTACTTGCTGTTATAAATAGTGGATATCAAACAGTTTTTGTATGTCCAACTACACTTTTATCAACTCAACACTATCACTCAATTTCAAAAAGATTTAAAGAGTTTGGAATAGATGTTTATAAACTAGACGGAAAAACTAGTGCAAAAGATAAAAACAGTATAAGAAATGGTTTAGAAGATGGTTCTATAAAACTTGTAATTGGAACTCACTCTTTACTTGATGTAAAAACTTCTAATCTTGCACTTGTAATAATTGATGAAGAGCATAAGTTTGGAGTAAAGCAAAAAGAGAAACTAAAAGCTTTAAGAGAAGATGTACATATTTTCTCAATGAGTGCAACACCAATTCCAAGAACTTTAAATCTAGCCTTATCAAAACTAAAAGGAATGAGTACTCTTTTGACACCTCCTAGTGAAAGATTGGGAGTGAGAACTTTTGTAAAAGAGTATAGTGATGCTTTAATCAAAGAGGTTATTTTAAGAGAAAAAAGAAGAGGTGGACAACTTTTTTATGTTCACAACAATATAGCTTCTATAGAAGCTAAGAAAAAAGATTTACTTCAAATTGTCCCAAATATAAAAATAGAGATTATTCACTCTCAAATAAAAGCAGATGCTACAGAAAAAATAATTGAAGCTTTTGAAAACAAAGAGTTTGATATTTTACTTGCAACTTCAATAGTTGAAAGTGGAATTCACCTACCAAATGCAAACTCAATAATAATTGATGGAGCAGATAGATTTGGAATTGCTGATTTACATCAACTAAGAGGAAGGGTTGGACGAAGTAACAAAGAAGGTTTTTGTTACTATGTAGTTGAAGATAAGAGCAAAATAACACCTGAAGCTATAAAAAGGCTTGTTGCTTTGGAGTCTAACTCATATTTGGGAAGTGGAACTGCACTTGCTCATCAAGATTTGGAAATAAGGGGCGGTGGAAATATTATAGGTGCTGAGCAAAGTGGACATATAAAACAGATTGGTTATGGTTTATATCTTAAAATGCTTGAAGATACCTTGGCAGTTTTAAGTGGAGAAATAAAAACAAATGAGCAAAATATTGATATAAAACTAGCAATTTCTGCATATATTAGTGAAGATTATATTAGTGAAGATAGAATAAGACTTGAACTTTATAGAAGACTAAGTCGTGCTATAAGTAAAGAGACTTTATATGAAATTGAAGAAGAGATGGAAGATAGATTTGGTAAACTAGATATTCCAACAAAACAGTTTTTAGAGTTAATTTTAATAAAAATTCTAGCTATTGCTAAAGAAATAAATCAAATAAGCTCTTATGAGATGAATATAACTTTTGTCAAATCCAATGGTGTAAAAGAGACAATCAAATCTAGAAGCAAAGATGATGATGATATTATAAGTGCCACTTTGGAGTATTTAAGAAAATAG
- a CDS encoding helix-turn-helix domain-containing protein, protein MKLYEIGQKIKVLREERKLTQEELSNICGISRVTLGKIEKGELGNTSVKTLDLILDSLGFEIEFKTKQNFGLPSLDEL, encoded by the coding sequence ATGAAACTGTATGAAATAGGGCAAAAAATTAAAGTTTTAAGAGAAGAAAGAAAACTAACACAAGAAGAATTATCAAATATTTGTGGAATAAGTAGAGTAACTTTAGGCAAAATTGAAAAGGGTGAACTTGGTAATACAAGTGTTAAAACTTTGGATTTGATTTTAGATAGTTTAGGTTTTGAAATAGAGTTTAAAACTAAACAAAACTTTGGACTTCCTAGTTTGGATGAGTTGTAG
- a CDS encoding type II toxin-antitoxin system HipA family toxin, producing the protein MKKIYVNIDNTNVGELFFEKDKNKYGFNYLANYKPISLIMPYKSSSYIWKYKLHPIFDMNMPEGYLFEFFKNYLTKEYGYIDDFLVFSHICSNIQSRLTYKNEFEKKEFFSFDLDEVLQNDTQETFYKIVTTFLNKNAISGIQPKSLVILEDKESLILKEYIIKTWADEYPQLALNEYFCLKAIVKTGVKIPNIKVSKNGKFLLVERFNYDKQTDSFLGFEEILCLLGKNKDEKYSGSYEQISKVIYSVSTQKLEDMKSFYKLIIMNYLLKNGDAHLKNFGILYNSDFSKIYFAPAYDVVNTVVYFHKDRPALSMFGKKVWFGKKELVKFGIQSCYLNQNEANEIYELCIKSFRNSIFELEEYLKSDKNFEEIGTKMLNIWKLSLDEKTYKEIPNETV; encoded by the coding sequence ATGAAAAAAATATATGTAAATATAGATAATACAAATGTAGGTGAGTTATTTTTTGAAAAAGATAAAAATAAATATGGATTTAATTATTTAGCCAACTATAAACCAATCTCATTGATTATGCCTTATAAAAGCTCTTCTTATATTTGGAAATATAAACTTCACCCAATCTTTGATATGAATATGCCAGAAGGTTATCTTTTTGAATTTTTTAAAAACTATTTAACAAAAGAGTATGGATATATTGATGATTTTTTAGTTTTTTCTCATATTTGTTCAAATATTCAAAGTAGATTAACATACAAAAATGAGTTTGAAAAAAAAGAGTTTTTTTCTTTTGATTTGGATGAAGTTTTGCAAAATGATACACAAGAGACATTTTATAAAATCGTTACAACTTTTTTAAATAAAAATGCAATCTCAGGAATACAGCCAAAATCTTTGGTGATTTTAGAAGATAAAGAGAGTTTAATCTTAAAAGAATATATCATAAAAACTTGGGCAGATGAATATCCACAACTTGCACTAAATGAATATTTTTGTCTAAAAGCTATTGTTAAAACTGGAGTGAAAATCCCAAATATAAAAGTTTCTAAAAATGGTAAGTTTTTATTGGTAGAGCGATTTAATTATGATAAACAAACTGATAGTTTTTTAGGCTTTGAAGAGATACTTTGTTTACTTGGAAAAAATAAAGATGAAAAATATAGTGGAAGTTATGAACAAATATCAAAAGTGATTTATAGTGTTAGTACTCAAAAACTTGAAGATATGAAAAGCTTTTATAAACTAATAATCATGAATTATTTACTTAAAAATGGTGATGCTCATCTAAAGAATTTTGGAATACTTTATAATAGTGATTTTTCAAAAATATATTTTGCACCAGCTTATGATGTGGTAAATACAGTTGTATATTTTCATAAAGATAGACCAGCTTTAAGTATGTTTGGTAAAAAAGTTTGGTTTGGAAAAAAAGAGCTTGTTAAGTTTGGGATACAAAGCTGTTATTTAAATCAAAATGAAGCAAATGAAATATATGAACTTTGTATCAAATCTTTTAGAAATTCTATATTTGAACTTGAAGAGTATTTAAAAAGTGATAAAAATTTTGAAGAGATTGGAACAAAAATGTTAAATATTTGGAAGCTATCTCTTGATGAAAAAACGTATAAGGAGATACCAAATGAAACTGTATGA
- a CDS encoding GNAT family N-acetyltransferase, with translation MKALKTVVKYLFRNKNIHRIQANMDARNLLSAKFCEKIGMRREAHFIKDFYSKG, from the coding sequence ATGAAAGCTTTAAAAACTGTTGTAAAATATCTATTTAGAAACAAAAATATTCATAGAATACAAGCAAATATGGATGCAAGAAATTTACTATCAGCTAAGTTTTGTGAAAAAATAGGAATGAGAAGAGAAGCTCATTTTATAAAAGATTTTTATAGTAAAGGTTAA
- a CDS encoding DEAD/DEAH box helicase: MKTVELELEELYFQKQKLEEKIKELENSLKNEKLKDKKEFSKDEKIELFKELFISRADIYSKKWKSKDGSKEGFSAVSKTFMGDDFLPLTNKDLEEHLRGNLFLASYLIDKNQECKYVVLELNSEDVFKLQRALLELNIGASYSLSSYNSIFAWIFFKEKISSNISFSFLYFLQKKANISVKLYPNSEFSTQEKLGSYIELPLQLFYRNKNRTVFLDINTKKVFHDQWNYLANIKKASKEQIYSFAQVLKPQNIQRDLKTVDFPQNSIDIVLDSGINFPIQSLSKSFISKLKSFASFENPQIKLLLSLRKPLYNTPKYLKGYEESSEFLTLPRGLKEKLFEYLNYNLVKYKIIDNRVFEKIATNEILFTLRAEQEDAIKEILKYDSSICVAPPGFGKTLIGAKIFEQRAVKTLIIVNKNMLLDQWISRFVDYFGYKKSDIGFFGKSQNRLNGNIDIATMQSLNNSPELVKNYTQVIVDECHHIPALTFEQIVKNFKGKYILGLSATPNRKDELDPILYQQLGNISYEYKKPRTHTNRLLVIKTQFTSSADNYATIINELVSNEDRNRQIVETIKDNINRKILLLSDRIEHLNLLENILKEEKIDFVSVHGSQNKKEQVENMQKVKTSSLILATSSFFGEGIDFPHLNTIIFATPISFYGRLIQYLGRIGRGNQECLAIDFLDSKNAMLNSTYKKRVEGYKNMHYK; the protein is encoded by the coding sequence ATGAAAACAGTTGAGCTAGAGTTAGAAGAGTTATACTTTCAAAAACAAAAGCTTGAAGAAAAAATAAAAGAGTTAGAAAACTCTTTAAAAAATGAAAAATTAAAAGATAAAAAAGAGTTTTCAAAAGATGAGAAAATAGAGCTTTTTAAAGAACTTTTTATAAGTAGAGCCGATATTTATTCTAAAAAGTGGAAGAGTAAAGATGGAAGTAAAGAGGGTTTTTCTGCTGTTAGTAAAACATTTATGGGTGATGATTTTTTGCCTCTTACAAACAAAGATTTAGAAGAACATTTAAGAGGAAATCTTTTTTTAGCTTCATATTTAATAGATAAAAATCAAGAGTGTAAATATGTTGTTTTAGAGTTAAACAGTGAAGATGTTTTTAAGCTTCAAAGAGCTTTGCTAGAGTTAAATATAGGGGCTTCTTACAGTCTAAGCTCATATAATAGTATTTTTGCTTGGATATTTTTTAAAGAAAAAATTTCATCAAATATATCTTTTTCATTTTTATATTTTTTACAAAAAAAAGCAAATATTAGTGTAAAACTCTATCCAAATAGTGAGTTTTCAACACAAGAAAAATTAGGCTCTTATATAGAACTTCCTTTACAACTTTTTTATAGAAACAAAAACCGTACAGTTTTTTTGGATATTAATACAAAAAAAGTTTTTCATGATCAGTGGAATTATTTAGCAAATATAAAAAAAGCAAGTAAGGAACAAATCTATAGTTTTGCACAAGTTTTAAAACCACAAAATATACAAAGAGATTTAAAAACTGTGGATTTCCCACAAAATAGTATAGATATAGTTTTAGATAGTGGGATTAATTTTCCAATACAAAGCCTATCAAAAAGTTTTATAAGTAAACTAAAATCATTTGCTAGTTTTGAAAATCCTCAAATAAAACTACTGCTTAGTCTTAGAAAACCACTATACAATACTCCAAAATATCTAAAAGGTTATGAAGAGAGTAGTGAGTTTTTAACACTTCCCAGAGGATTAAAAGAGAAACTATTTGAATATTTAAATTATAATTTGGTTAAATATAAAATAATAGATAATAGAGTTTTTGAAAAAATAGCGACAAATGAAATTTTGTTTACTCTAAGAGCTGAACAAGAAGATGCTATAAAAGAGATTTTAAAGTATGATAGCTCTATTTGTGTAGCACCTCCAGGATTTGGAAAAACTTTAATAGGTGCAAAAATATTTGAACAAAGAGCTGTAAAAACTCTTATTATCGTAAATAAAAATATGTTACTTGACCAATGGATTAGTCGTTTTGTAGACTATTTTGGATATAAAAAAAGTGATATTGGATTTTTTGGAAAAAGTCAAAATAGGCTTAATGGAAATATAGATATAGCTACAATGCAAAGTTTGAATAATAGTCCTGAATTAGTAAAAAATTACACACAAGTAATAGTTGATGAGTGTCACCATATTCCAGCACTTACATTTGAACAGATTGTGAAAAACTTTAAAGGAAAGTATATCTTAGGACTTAGTGCAACACCAAATAGAAAAGATGAACTTGATCCTATACTTTATCAGCAATTAGGAAATATATCTTACGAGTACAAAAAGCCAAGAACTCATACAAATAGACTTCTTGTAATAAAAACTCAATTTACAAGTAGTGCTGATAATTATGCAACAATTATAAATGAGTTGGTTTCAAACGAAGATAGAAATAGACAAATAGTTGAAACTATAAAAGATAATATAAATAGAAAAATCTTACTTTTAAGCGATAGAATAGAACACTTGAATCTTTTAGAAAATATTTTAAAAGAAGAAAAAATAGATTTTGTTAGTGTTCATGGAAGCCAAAATAAAAAAGAGCAAGTAGAAAATATGCAAAAAGTTAAAACTAGTTCACTTATACTTGCTACTAGCTCATTTTTTGGAGAAGGCATAGATTTTCCTCATTTAAACACAATTATTTTTGCAACTCCTATATCTTTTTATGGAAGATTAATTCAATATTTAGGACGAATTGGAAGAGGAAATCAAGAGTGTTTAGCTATAGATTTTCTTGATAGTAAAAATGCTATGCTAAATTCAACTTATAAAAAAAGAGTTGAAGGATACAAAAATATGCACTATAAGTGA